In the genome of Flavobacteriales bacterium, the window GAATGAATGCACTTTGTATGTGACTTTAGAGCCTTGTGTAATGTGTGCTGGAGCATCGTATTGGACACAGCTTAAAAAGGTTGTGTATGGTGCAAGTGATGAAAAGCGAGGATTCAGAACTATGGCAGGAAATGTATTACACCCTAAGACAGAATTAATAGCAGGGATAATGGCGGAGGAGTGTGGTGAAATAATTACAAATTTCTTTGCTAGTAAACGCCAACTAAAGTAATTTTGTACCATCTAAAAAAATAAGATTATGTATCCAGAAGAAATTTGTACCCCTATGCGTTTGGATTTGACCGAAGCCGGTTTTGAAGAAATGCGCAATGCTGAAGAAGTAGATGCTGTTCTCTCTGAAAAGAGTGGCTCTGTTTTGGTAATGATAAATTCGGTGTGTGGTTGCGCTGCAGGTAATGCCCGTCCGGCAGTAAAAATGGCTGCCAAGCACTCTAAGAAACCCAATAAATTAACGACTGTTTTTGCGGGACAAGATAAGGAGGCTGTAGCCAAGGTAAGAGATTATTGTTTGCCTTACCCTCCATCATCGCCATCAATAGCTTTGTTTAAAGATGGTGAATTGGTTCACTTTATTGAAAGACATCATATTGAGGGACGTCCAGCTGAGATGATTGCTGAAAACTTGATGCAGGCTTTTGACGAAAACTGCTAATTAGTTACTTTTTTAATACCGTAGGCACTTTGAAATAATCCGAATCTTTTGCCGGAGCATTTTTAAGTGCCTTTTCTTTTGTCAGGTGTTCACCTATTTTATCCTCTCTCAATTTATTAACCTCTTCATTGATATAAACAAGAGGTTCAACATCATCGGTATTTAAGGTATTCAGCTCATCAACGAAGTTTAGGATTTTATTTAAATCCTCTTCCATTTTGCTTTTAGCATCTTCACTAAAGTCCAGCTGACTAAGCTTAGCGAGTTTTTCAATGAGTGTTTTGTCAATTTTCATATCGAATCAATTCCTTTTCAATGATATTAAATACTTTATTTTTCAATTCCTCAACACTATAGCTAGAACAATTTTCTATCGGTTGATGAATGGTTACTCTAGCTTGTTGTGGTTTTCCCTTCAAATATTGAATAGGAAAAATACGTTTATTATCGGCAAAGGTAATAGGAATAATGCTAACATCTTGCTCAACGGCCAATCGAAATGGACCATTTTTAAATTTTGCTAACCTTTCACTACTGATTGGAATGCCACCCTCTGGAAAGATAACCATATTTTGACCTTCCTTTATCCGTTGACCAGCCTCTTCGAAAGCCTGATAAGAATTCCTTAAACTTTTACGGTTAATCAAAACATTGAAACGCTTATAATAATAACCAAAAATAGGGTACTTGCTCAAGGACTCTTTACCGATAAATGAGATGGGTTTTTTACTTAGAAAAAACATCATGGGTATATCTAGTGTAGAAGTATGGTTACTACAAAAGAGATAT includes:
- a CDS encoding nucleoside deaminase translates to MLQDHSDDYFMKKALDEAKKARDLDEVPVGAVVVCDNQIIARAHNFTERLNDVTAHAEMQVFTAAADYLGGKYLNECTLYVTLEPCVMCAGASYWTQLKKVVYGASDEKRGFRTMAGNVLHPKTELIAGIMAEECGEIITNFFASKRQLK
- a CDS encoding BrxA/BrxB family bacilliredoxin translates to MYPEEICTPMRLDLTEAGFEEMRNAEEVDAVLSEKSGSVLVMINSVCGCAAGNARPAVKMAAKHSKKPNKLTTVFAGQDKEAVAKVRDYCLPYPPSSPSIALFKDGELVHFIERHHIEGRPAEMIAENLMQAFDENC
- the gatC gene encoding Asp-tRNA(Asn)/Glu-tRNA(Gln) amidotransferase subunit GatC — translated: MKIDKTLIEKLAKLSQLDFSEDAKSKMEEDLNKILNFVDELNTLNTDDVEPLVYINEEVNKLREDKIGEHLTKEKALKNAPAKDSDYFKVPTVLKK
- a CDS encoding lysophospholipid acyltransferase family protein, which encodes MKIFKGILSLLWRLWFALTFAVPFVALLPITLFMTLSPKYYPALYFFLHRQSKFMMYASGIFPEVKKDYKLNPKKQYLFCSNHTSTLDIPMMFFLSKKPISFIGKESLSKYPIFGYYYKRFNVLINRKSLRNSYQAFEEAGQRIKEGQNMVIFPEGGIPISSERLAKFKNGPFRLAVEQDVSIIPITFADNKRIFPIQYLKGKPQQARVTIHQPIENCSSYSVEELKNKVFNIIEKELIRYEN